GCGGCTTTTTGCAATACGTCGTTAAAAGATGCCAGTTGCAAAAAAGGCTGGTAGATGTGGCCCATATAGACGATGAAGACAAATAGATCAGCTACTGAGATGCTGTCGCTGAGGGCCATGTTGCCCCCGCTCCAGATGACGAGTACAATGCCCAGTCCACCCGTGGCTTCGATGATGCCGGCGGGCAGGAGCGAGACTGTGTTGGCTTTGATCAGGCGGTCGTGAAAGGTGGCGCTGCGGTGGGTTACCTGGTGGGCGCATTCCCGTTCGCGGGCAAATGATTTGATGACGGCAATGCCCGACATGTTATCCTGTACGAGGGCGGCGAGTTCAGCGAGCCGCTCGCGCACCGCATGCCACATGGCGCGCACTTTGGATACATAGCGATATACGAGAAATGCCGTGGGCGGAATGGGCAATATGGCGATGAGGGCGAGTTCTGGATTGAGGTAAAAGAGTACGGCAACCATGGATATGGGGATAACAGTGGCGAGCGCGGTTTCGGGTATGCCGTGTGCAATAAAGTCTTCGATGGCTTCGATGTCGTTGATGGAGCGGGCCATGAGATTGCCGGTTCGCTGGCGATTGAAAAAGCTGTGGGACAGGTTTTGCAGGTGCTTGTACACGCGCGTCATAAGGGCGTGCATCACGCGATAGGCGGTGACGTGAGAAAAGAAGCCATAACCGTAACGGGAAACGCCGCGAAGCAGGTAAATCCCAAGGAGTAAGAGGCTGACTTCTATGAGGTCTCCTACGGGTTTTGCTTCGGTGAGCCACTGGATGAGTTTGCGGATGAGCAATGGTGGGATGAGATTGGCCGCTGCAAAGATAAACCCACAGGCGATGCAGCATGCCATAAGGAGACGGCGACCTTCGAGCAGGTCGTAGATTTGTTTGATAAAGGTCATAAATCTGTTGTGGTTTGAGGTTCGTTATGGTTGTGACCCAAACCTATTATTTGATGGCATAGAAGTCAAGAGAATAGAATGGAGAGAACGACTATGGTGATTAAAACAGAAGAAGAATTGATCGATCAGATGACGACCCCATCGCCCGAGGTGATCGAGGCTGTGTCGAAGTTAGATGGTCCCGTGATGATTTTGGGTATCGCGGGAAAGATGGGACCGACTTTGGCAGAGTTGCTGCTGCGAGCTGGCGCAGATGAGGTGATTGGCGTGTCGCGGTTTTCCAATCCGCTGGATCGCGATGATCTGGAGGCGCGAGGTATTGCGACGATCAAGTGCGATTTGCTGGACGATGAGGGGCTGGCGCAATTGCCTCGCGTGCCGTATCTCTATTTGATGGCAGGACATAAGTTTGGGGCAACGGGCAATGAGCCGTTGACCTGGGCGATGAATGCGGTATTGCCCGCAAAAGTTATGCAGCAATTTCCGGATTCGCGCATTGTTTATGTATCTTCTGGCAATGTTTACGAATTTGCTTCGGTGACGGGTTCGGGTGCTCGAGAAGAGAATGCTGTCAATCCGATTGGCGAATACGCCATGTCCCGGCTGGGCGGTGAACGGCTTGCCGAGTTTTATTGCAAGGAGAATCAAACGCCTCTGGCAATTGTGCGTTTGTTTTACGCGACGGAGTTGCGCTATGGCATTATTCTGGATATTGCTGAGAAGATAAAATCCGAGATGCCTATAGATCTGTCTATGGGCTATGTCAATCAGATATGGCAGGGCGATGCGAATGCGTATTTGGCGCAGATGTTTCCGCTTTGTGCATGTCCAGCACGGGTGGTGAATATGACGGGTAGGGATGTGTTGTCGGTGCGCGATTTGGCTTTGCAATTGGGCGAGTATTTTGATATTGATCCCGTGTTTGAAGGCGAAGAGCGCGAGACAGCACTGTTGGGCGATGCAGGGGTGCTGTTTGAGGAGATGGGGGCGCCAAGGGTTCCCGTTGAAGAAATTGTCTCGTGGGTTGCACACTGGGTTATGAGCGATGGACGCACGCTGGGCAAACCGACCAAATACGAGTCGAGGACAGGGAAATTTTAGAAGTGGGAAAGGAGTATAACATGATAAAAACGGGGATTTCAGAGGTGAATATCACGCCGCCAGTAGGGATTTCAATGTGCGGATTTGCCGCGCGCGAAGGGCCATCTGAGGCAATACACGACGAGTTGTACGCCAGGGCACTGGTGCTGGATGACGGCGAAACACAGGTCGCAATTGTGGGGGCCGATGTGATCAGTTTTGCGCCGGATCTGGTCAATCGGATTCGGGAGATGGTTGAGCATTCGGTCGGGATTCCGGGAGGACATATTTTGCTCAATGGGTCTCATTCCCATTCGGGACCCTCTGTGATGGCGTTTCGATGTATGGGTGACCGCGATACAGCTTATGAAGATGTGTTGTGTCGCAAGGTC
The genomic region above belongs to Gemmatimonadota bacterium and contains:
- a CDS encoding NAD(P)-dependent oxidoreductase — encoded protein: MVIKTEEELIDQMTTPSPEVIEAVSKLDGPVMILGIAGKMGPTLAELLLRAGADEVIGVSRFSNPLDRDDLEARGIATIKCDLLDDEGLAQLPRVPYLYLMAGHKFGATGNEPLTWAMNAVLPAKVMQQFPDSRIVYVSSGNVYEFASVTGSGAREENAVNPIGEYAMSRLGGERLAEFYCKENQTPLAIVRLFYATELRYGIILDIAEKIKSEMPIDLSMGYVNQIWQGDANAYLAQMFPLCACPARVVNMTGRDVLSVRDLALQLGEYFDIDPVFEGEERETALLGDAGVLFEEMGAPRVPVEEIVSWVAHWVMSDGRTLGKPTKYESRTGKF
- a CDS encoding ABC transporter ATP-binding protein, yielding MTFIKQIYDLLEGRRLLMACCIACGFIFAAANLIPPLLIRKLIQWLTEAKPVGDLIEVSLLLLGIYLLRGVSRYGYGFFSHVTAYRVMHALMTRVYKHLQNLSHSFFNRQRTGNLMARSINDIEAIEDFIAHGIPETALATVIPISMVAVLFYLNPELALIAILPIPPTAFLVYRYVSKVRAMWHAVRERLAELAALVQDNMSGIAVIKSFARERECAHQVTHRSATFHDRLIKANTVSLLPAGIIEATGGLGIVLVIWSGGNMALSDSISVADLFVFIVYMGHIYQPFLQLASFNDVLQKAAASTDRVFQLLAIRSEITDAPDVTVPKTITWDVHIDALTFGYDPNAPVLHDIDLHIREGDILALVGPTGAGKSTLANLLPRFYDPQQGAVRIGGYDLRDLPLSFVRQNIASVLQDVFLFHGTVYENLIFGRPDANERTVREAAQAANAHAFIRDLPKGYDTVIGERGVRLSGGEKQRLSIARALLKDAPILILDEATSSVDVETEALIQEALYRLTQNRTTLVIAHRLSTVRRSPTIAVIDEGRVVETGNHSSLIDRDGLYARMVRAQDLTRNGEILSRIATRESQVAD